One Dysidea avara chromosome 8, odDysAvar1.4, whole genome shotgun sequence genomic window, TATTTATCACTGGCATCTAATTTTGAGAAGAAATGAAATCCCATGCAATACAAAACTGTTTTCCTACTGTAGTTTGCCACTCTTAAGAAATTTCGACAATTTGTGTGAGCTGATCCCAAACAAAATTTTATGCCTTCTTGCGTGGCACATGCTCGAATAAATTTCTTGTGTGTCACCACCAGAGCTATTGGGAGTGCATCCAGTTTTCCAAATATGAGAAAAAAAACTTGACCGTCTGATTTGTTTTTTGTTCAGCTTAATAGGGACTTAAAACTCTGCATGTTGTTTTTTTGCCTGATAGCCAAAAAAGCAAACTCAAATAAGTATTCTTATCCTGGTTTTGTCCAAACACATTACTTTacccaaaattatgctggcataatcactGCATCTCTATATCTTTGCAACATCCATAGCATGTCATACATAATATAATCAACCTGTTATATGACTGTAGAATGGGTACTGCTTGTAACTAAGTCTGTTTGTCATCTCGGAATCTGCTGAAAAATAAGATCGATTGTGCACGTGCTGTTCTGATtgcaaataaaattattattattacacatgcacaataacaaaataatatCTAGTTTTCTACAGGATCAACATTAGGATATAGTTCTCTAGTAGTGACCTGCAGTAATACACATAATAGTACCAGCAATACAGAAGTGTGGAGCTTACATTGAGGAATACTTCTTCTAGTGTAGTTTGGGACACTGAAGAGTCAATCATCATCTCTCTAATCTTTCTATCATTCTCTATGAACTCGAAAAATGGGACTATTTCCTCTTGCCTATGGAGAGTTTGTGGTTAAAATACAACAATGTGCAcaagtttatttatttttttgtggAACTTTTGTTTTTACCCACTATATTTTAAAAAGTATATTGTGTGTACattgacggttttctaaaattcggtcacatatatgcatgcatacactcaCTTGTCTGGGGGAAGATTATATACTAATATTACGCCACCCTCAATTTGAAATGGCTCAAACTTTAATGCTCCTCCTAAACAACACAAAGATGTGATTAAACTTAGCACAAAGTGCAGTTACTACACCTGGTAAATGTTGAGCAACCATTTCCATGATTTCATTGACAGCATTTTGTTTAACAACTAATTCAATATTGTAACCAGCAAATCTGTTCTTGAGGTTAACACTAGACCCAGCTACCCTGCAGGAAGAAAGAGAGCACATAAACTGAATGTATAAGCACATGGGacactgtgactgttctaatagagtactcCTGGGTATTCAAAAGCTAGGTTATCACGGTTGTGAATCTGTAATGTTTTCACAACAAGCTACTTTACAATTGGATGTTCTATGGGAAACTCCTGTTATATTTGACCATGTCAGTTCTCAGGGgcgtaccgaggggggtttccaggagTTTCAGGaaatttggattttacacactacttgaaacattaagaaactgaaacttcaggtttccagaatctgaatctatcatggaacaggatatattttaaacttttatcttagttaaataatagtttactTATGATAGTATCTACTTATGATAGTATCacctatagcattgttctgaattatgattttggtgaaaagatcgagatactctaatagagtagtcaggtaatataaactactctaatataacagtcacttagctgtagtggaaacccctttttaaaaattcctgcgtacgcccctggTTCTTCATGGAATATTGCTCAGCAGAAAAGCAATCATATAGTGCATTAATACTTCCACTTACTTTAGTTCACCGTTAGCCATGATCACAATATTATCACCTAAAATATCTGCTTCTTCCATCGACTAAATAACAATAAAATGGCTAACAGCCCACATGATCTACCTAGCAACTTACATGTGTTGTCATAATTGTTACACGATTTTCTTTCATTTTCAGAATCAGGTTCCAAATGTCACGTCTAATCCTCGGGTCCATTCCAGTGGTTGGTTCATCTGCATCACAAGTCAAAAATATGACTGACtaccataaaatattcaaaAATTAGTGACTGTCAATACAACAAACATAATGAGTATGATTATAAGGGGCATGACTCTAGCTTAGAGGTGTGGctacaaatgtacatacagtgtactaACCTAGAAACACAACTCTGGGATCTCCAAGGAAGGTGATGGCTACTGTTAATCTTCTCTTCATTCCGCCACTGAATGTGGACACTCGATGGTCAGCAACCTGCAaatattgattgtgggattaaataTTTCATACAACTCActtacaatacacatacagtacagtaggaaTGCAACCAGTAATATGAAAAGCAAAAAGGATGTGTACACTATCATATTGTGCAGTATAGTAGCAGGATCTTGACAGTAGAGATCACAAGAGTTTTGGGATTACTTgccccaaaaaaccagccttcAAAACAGCTTGACGGTATTGGTTAGGAACaaaagtacataataaaaaataaaataaaaaagaaTTGTTAGGAataaccaagctcaaaaatgccttcagagtagTGATGCCGCAATACATCATATGTCACAATAATTGTGATAGAAACATTTCATGATAATTGTGATAGAGAAAAAagctatattgtgatataaaacTCTAATTATTTAGTGAAAGTTTGCAGAATACGAGGATATTTAACATGTGGTGAAAGTAAGTATCAACTTTTGTCACATCATTGTTATAAACAAAATAGATTGACTGAACTTGTCCTGTGAAAATATTAAcattagggctgggagattatatcgaTTGTGGAAATAATCGTGATTGTCTCTGATGTTGATATGTATTATAAATGcatgatgttgtgacatcagtATATTAAATGGTGGCACGTACTGTTGTGGAAGAACACGATCCAGGAAACAAGCCTGCACTTCTGAGACAGTTCAATAAATCTTTTACTACGCACATAGCTAAAAGCTTATCTGTTAGAAACTGTTGAATTTCTAAGAATACCATTATTCATTTTGCTGTTTGTATTAAACTGTAACTGTCTATGACCTAAATTGTGTTGAACAGTGCCACCATGAATTGTTAAAATAAACAATTCAGACAAAGTTGTACATACATGATACAATTGATGCATGCCAGTTATAGTATCGTGATGGTTACCATAATCGTGATATGCTGCATCCTACAATCGTGAAAGTAGCAAAAGATCACAATCGCTCAACCCTAATTAACATACTAATTCATTTAACATATCGTGACTATCGTGATAAGTCCCATGATATCATGATTAtcatattaaaattttcatattgTGGCACCGCTACTAGAGTGAccctaaacccttccaacaacTTATCCTAttaaactgaattttctactgactattGGAACTACAGTAACTAACTGATGTAACTATAGTAACTAACTGatgcaagcataacttgactacaGTTAATAAtatggacttgatttcttcattgtATGACATCGCTTTGGCCCAAGACATGCTTTTTTTGCCAACCGCAGCAGCTACAGTGTACTTACCTTGTGTCCCTTTTCTTTCTCCAATACCATGTGGGGTTGAATCACGGTAACACGTGCTTGTTTCCTAGTTAttatttccatgatccctactcaaatgtagaatctagtgctgccacgatatagaaaaactctatatcacatatcaccaaggtttatgtcacgatatgaacatatatcatgatatagaactaactgtaacatttacaagacaaacatatacatatTCTTCATTGCAATTTaagttggatgtataccacaagcaaaagctactcttgtttatcaggttttaaatgcatattgctACTACTTTACAGTAGCAGCTGGCACTAcacagaaaccttaaaacctcctagtttactttggggttggcttgtttactacaccatcaacacagaacttaattaaatgccaaataccatatgtctggcctcctcCACATCATTATATGTAAGCGGCGCCACTATAGCACAACCATTGATACaactgattggctatatcatatcaccaccttgttatatcgatactatcGATATATCGTGGCAACACTATTAGAATCTCTAATTTCTCCTTACACTTGTTAGAGAAATTAAACAAAAGCAGCAGAATGGAACACACATTTTGATATTTAGTATTTTGAACTATTGTACAGGTAAAAATTCCCTTTGTTACCCATAGAATTATGAATGAAAATGTTCTGCATCAAGGTTTTTTTTTAGCGCACCATGGTAACTGAACATCTATCACCTTGAAACTTATTACACTGTTATGTCACTCAGTGCCACACTATATTTTAATCCTTACCGTATTCAGTTGGACATTAGCAAGTAGTGTGTTGATTTCATCATTCCTGAGGGTCTTTGGAACACCTTTAAGCTGTGAGAAAATCTGCATGTGCTCCCGTGCAGTCAAGTCTGCCCACAATATATCATGCTGTGAGAATGGATGATACAATGAAGACACCAATAAGGAAGTTCACCTACCTGTGGACACACCCCCAGAAAGGTTCTGATCTCGTCCATGTGTTCTTTGATGTTGAGGTCATAAAGATATGCATTGCCTGAGGATATATTAAACAAATTGACATCATATGATGCCATACAACATCAGGACACACACCTCCACTAGGGGACAGAAGACCAGTTAGCATATTAATAGTAGTGGACTTGCCAGCTCCATTATGTCCTAATATGGTAATGATGCAAATATGCGTGCTTTATACAGGGGTGTATGTATGCgtgtatgcacacatgcacaggAAAATATTCTGAGTGTGGTATGTACGTGTGcaactagtgttgttttagtaaggacttttagttttagttatagtcagtttcgtcaataattttagttttagtaatttttcttaattccttttagttattgatttagttatggttatattctctgtgttattttagttttagttatagttttaggtAACTAAAGCAACACTAGTGCGCACACCACACACtaacatactacaatacacacacacaacgcacACCTAACAGTGTCAGTAACTGATCTTGTTCCACTGCTAATGATAGACCATTCACTGCCAGTTTTCTGACAGAAGAGCACGAAAAGTCATATGTCTGTACAGAATACAAAGACACATTTCATAATGAAAACAGCTACAATTCATAGAGAAATCAAACAAAAAAGTGTAATTTTTGCCCCCCCGGAACTTTAtacaataaagtacagttatgaCAGTAACAAAAATACATGCGCCAGAGGTTTGTTGTCAACAACGCTCAAGACAGCTAGGTGTAGCCAACACTATACTGGAAGTATACAGAAAATCACCGAGGTATATATATGATTATTTTACTAATTAGCAGGATTGTTGTACACTACAAGGAAGCTGGATAACTTACACCTGGGCAATTAACTCTCACCTAGAGTACTGCTAAAATGTATTAAAGTATACAACCAAGGTGCCATGTCAGAAGATTTTATGCACTAAGTgatagaaagttccataaataaTTTGAAGCATCACCTTGTTTATACTATATACGGATAATAAAGCACTCGATGCTTGGCCTCGATGttaataaagtactcggcgcttggcctcaTACTTTACCAGCATCTTGGCCATGCACCTCATGTGCATTCTACTATACATGGTGTCACTATGGTTGAAGAGTGATTACCTATATATTAAAGCATTGGTGTGAGTGCTATACGGAtaataccatatagagggaaactttggcaggaaaaactttggcaaatttggcgattcgctacaaattcaccaaagtttaacccgccaattacttgtagcacctgagattagcatctttgtagctatagattgagcttgaatttgccaaatttatttcgccaaatgtgctattcaccaaagtttccctctatacggtattgcatgcatgcatgtgctgcTTACCTTGCTCAGGTGTTCTATTCTCAGAGCTGATGTTGTCCCTGATGCACCATACATAGCAGAACTAACTGGATGACCCGGGGATAACAGTGAACTTTCCTCTGGCCGTGTAGTGACTTCTTGCATGTCCGggtaatcatcatcatcattatccaTCATGGTGCTGACCGTCGTGGATGATGTTGCCTTGTGTAGTTCTACCCTCTCCTGTGCTGACACACTGCTTGATGACTTGAGCTCGCCAAACCAGTAAGACCAGGTCAACGGGAAATACCTATACACATATGCATGACAgatatatacatgtgtgtgtgtgtgtgtgtgtgtgtgtgtgtgtgtgtgtgtgtgtgtgtgtgtgtgtgtgtgtgtgtgtgtgtgtgtgtgtgtgtgtgtgtgttgtgttgtagtgTATAGTGTGCAAGTGTTTGTGGTGCTGTAACTCACCATCTTCTTGGAATGCCATGGTTACCTGCAACATATAACATCCCTAAATAAGCATTGCACaactcaacacacacacacacacacacacacacacacacacacacacacacacacacacacacacacacacacacacacacacacacacacacacacacacacacacaccttgccaTATAGCATCCAGGTACCATGCCAACAAGCCGAAAAGAAGAGCATCACCGACTAACCAGTAAAATGACTCAATAGTTGGTGGAAGAATGATCTAGATATATATTATGCATCATACAAGGAAtaaatacacacacgcacacatacatgcacaaatACTATAGCACACACTCACATTTTTATATGTGCCATTCTCATTTGTACTCTGAGTAAAGTCTGGTAGTTTCTGCTCCTCTGTGAGCTCATGCCAGCTGAAAACTACATCGAAGGAAACATGAAAGTACTTGTTAGATTGATAATCTAATCCACATTACTGACAATCATATAAAACTTTTCCTGTTGATTTAGAACCTCAAAGAGACTAGCATCTCTAGTTACTGTATATCACCTTGATAACGTGAAGCATTTACTAGCACACTTCCATGTGACAACAGCAATCAGTATACAAACTTTCTCACAATTATTTTTGATATTGTATGGCAATATATTACACAACCCTAACTTGTGGATGTGTTATGAGCTAGCTGATTTTGGTTTGTGAGTTGTGTCTTTATTTAGTCACTTACAGTGTTTCTCAGTAGGCAATCCTAGGCCATTAGTAGGACTGGATGCCTCACCAATGTCTGAGATGGCTTTAGCCTGAGGGTACATGTAATCTCATGTGAGGTCACATGAGCTACTAGCACTTACAAACTGGAATGGCGGTAAAAAGGAGAGAATGTAAATGACAAGCTCAACATGAGCATACAGTTGTGATAAGATGAATTGACTGCCTATAGAGAAGTGAtaagatcaaaaaaaaaaatgatgtGACAAACTGTCCATTGTACATAGTAGTCACAATACACACCTACCTACAATACTGACAAAGATGAGACCAATGATGAAGACTAACATGCCCATGTTGACTGCCTGCTGGATGGTGTTGATGAAGACGCTGGCAAAGAAAGCTAATGGAATCATACTGGAACTGTATATGAAGAAGAACACTAgagaaacaaacaaacaacaacatGGTGGACTATTACATCTAAGTGCTGTAACAGTGGAACCCATGTTACATGGATACCTTGGCAGGAAAAGATTCAAGTCTATTTTGTAGACTCATGGAATGAGCTTAAAACTTCCAATTCAGTGTATGTACTAAGTACCGTGTATATACAAGAGGGCTTTTAGAGTAGCCAGGTACCATAGCACAGTAAAATCCATTCCAGAGTAAGCAGTTTTTAGTTACCATATCAAGTGAGGTGGTAATAGAGGGAAATGTGTCttgtatgtatattattatattaaacaCAGGAGTACACACATATCTGCCTTATAAGGGATTGCCCTTTGAACATCAACATTCAAAATGTGAGGTGAAATGCACACACTTGCTCCACTTACAAAAGTTTATAAGAAAatttgtatttaaaaaaaattccaacTGTACAGCATATCCtataaaaaaaagtgaaacagTGACAACAACACAATTGACTCTTTTATCATCAACCTACCAGTTGCCATGATGATTATAGTGGACAGAAATGCTATTATCATTCCAGTAATCGCCCTGAAAGAAAACAATCAACTTAAGTAAGCTGTTTACTGTGAAATTTCACTGAGAGAAAAAAAAATAACTGTGTCGCCCGATAAGGGACTCGAACCCTTGGCCCTCAGATTAAAAGTCTGATGCTCTACCGACTGAGCTAACCGGGCTTACTGATAACATAGCCATCATTTAATACtcttgttttgtaacaatacatTGTAGCCACAAACAAAAGGTTTCCATACAGTACTTCAGTGACTACAACAAAAATATCTGAAAAATAAACTAATGTACTAGCTATAAGCAAGAGAGCTTTCTGTGTGTTATGCAAATCTTACCAAATGCAAACACTAAATATAACCAAGGTACTTCTCAAGAAAGAAATCTTTGAGTATTATGGTGTTTGAGATTCTTTGTTTTACTTAGAAGGCATTGAGGACCTGTTTGAGGTCCATTACAATAcaattaaagttttaaagttaTGTTAAAGGTTAAAGAAACTACAGGTATAGCAGAAACAAGGGGAAGTGCTTACCAAGAGAG contains:
- the LOC136264498 gene encoding ABC transporter A family member 1-like, producing the protein MVAQGTFDRKFNQLRLLLWKNWLFSIRSWKATALQLVAPFAFIILVWGLSRLPQALEDELDPPVLHVKKFPHCVDWNGQNCTSLYVQTSQSTAQLPPATITCIDTILKNLSADSNMRYQINSTADIKWIQYETLNDTMNNIRNHPNRTQAMLIFHICSVSLDDPGSSKLEYTIVFNSSRALRFQQVYVGSLSKPDGRTELQRQVDQHFMSQVLQREIKIDVSTKDYPKIYLRVSTETQEAANASVFLFCGITFQFVMMLYNIVSEKDLKLRQGLKVMGLKDSIYWLSWAITGMIIAFLSTIIIMATGYAVQLEFFLNTNFLINFLFFFIYSSSMIPLAFFASVFINTIQQAVNMGMLVFIIGLIFVSIVGSQFILSQLYAHVELVIYILSFLPPFQFAKAISDIGEASSPTNGLGLPTEKHFFSWHELTEEQKLPDFTQSTNENGTYKNIILPPTIESFYWLVGDALLFGLLAWYLDAIWQGNHGIPRRWYFPLTWSYWFGELKSSSSVSAQERVELHKATSSTTVSTMMDNDDDDYPDMQEVTTRPEESSLLSPGHPVSSAMYGASGTTSALRIEHLSKTYDFSCSSVRKLAVNGLSLAVEQDQLLTLLGHNGAGKSTTINMLTGLLSPSGGNAYLYDLNIKEHMDEIRTFLGVCPQHDILWADLTAREHMQIFSQLKGVPKTLRNDEINTLLANVQLNTVADHRVSTFSGGMKRRLTVAITFLGDPRVVFLDEPTTGMDPRIRRDIWNLILKMKENRVTIMTTHSMEEADILGDNIVIMANGELKVAGSSVNLKNRFAGYNIELVVKQNAVNEIMEMVAQHLPGGALKFEPFQIEGGVILVYNLPPDKQEEIVPFFEFIENDRKIREMMIDSSVSQTTLEEVFLNVTTRELYPNVDPVEN